One window of the Leucobacter komagatae genome contains the following:
- the alaS gene encoding alanine--tRNA ligase, which produces MQTAEIQRRWLNFFEQRGHTVVPSASLVSDDPSLMFTVAGMVPFVPYLSGLVPAPYDRATSVQKCIRTNDIEEVGKTPRHGTFFQMCGNFSFGDYFKEGAIKFAWELLTTSEADGGLGFSPDDLWVTVYEEDDEAFALWQQHSSLPDERIQRLGKDTNYWSTGQPGPAGPCSEIFFDLGPEYGIDGGPATDDDRYVEIWNLVFMQYQIADVKSKLDFTIVGDLPKQNIDTGMGLERVAFIKQGVNNMYEIDQVRPVLDRAAELAGKTYGAAIEDDVRLRVIADHVRSGLMLIGDGVTPSNEGRGYILRRLLRRVTLSMRLLGVNGPSFAELFPVSRDAMQAAYPEVAENFDFISRVAYAEEKTFLRTLASGIQILDSAIEAAVSASQPGKAGSTGASVDGDTAFLLHDTHGFPVELTLEIAEEAGVSVDREVFATLMQEQRDRAKADAKAKKGQRADLAVYKELRGLGETAFVGYDSLVHESKVLGIVVDGAPAQEAREGEIAELVLAETALFAESGGQDSDNGVIVGDGFEAEVLDVQKPVPGLIVHTVKVTVGSIGVDARAETRVDADYRRGATQAHSATHIVHAALRDVLGPNAHQAGSYNKAGYMRLDFTHSEALSAATKSEIEEISNLAIRSNYAVVTREMALDDAKAMGAMALFGEKYGERVRVVDIGGEWSRELCAGTHVATAAEVGMINLVSESSVGSTNRRVESLVGLEAFQSFAAERLIVQQLAGGLRVPRSEVVSRVEDLSAQLRAAEKKIAALEAAKLAERVPELFAGAERAGSVALVSADLGTVGSPDDLRGLVTQLRDKFGSEPGVVLLAGTVAEGKPVVIAATTAAARELGVKAGDLAKRGAQVLGGGGGGKPDLAQGGGTDPSQIPAALAEMRRTIEA; this is translated from the coding sequence ATGCAGACCGCCGAGATTCAACGCCGCTGGCTGAACTTCTTCGAGCAGCGAGGCCACACGGTAGTGCCCTCCGCGTCGCTCGTGAGCGATGACCCGAGCCTGATGTTCACGGTCGCGGGCATGGTTCCCTTCGTGCCGTATCTCTCTGGCCTCGTCCCCGCGCCGTACGACCGGGCGACGAGCGTGCAGAAGTGCATCCGCACGAACGACATCGAAGAGGTCGGCAAGACGCCGCGTCACGGCACGTTCTTCCAGATGTGCGGCAACTTCTCGTTCGGCGACTACTTCAAGGAAGGCGCAATCAAGTTTGCGTGGGAGCTGCTGACGACCTCGGAGGCCGACGGTGGCCTCGGCTTCTCGCCCGACGACCTGTGGGTCACCGTGTACGAGGAGGACGATGAGGCCTTCGCGCTCTGGCAGCAGCACTCGTCGCTGCCTGACGAGCGCATCCAGCGCCTCGGCAAGGATACGAACTACTGGTCGACCGGGCAGCCCGGCCCCGCCGGCCCCTGCTCCGAGATCTTCTTCGACCTCGGCCCCGAGTACGGGATCGACGGCGGGCCCGCCACCGACGACGACCGGTACGTCGAGATCTGGAACCTCGTCTTCATGCAGTACCAGATCGCCGACGTGAAGTCGAAGCTCGACTTCACGATCGTCGGCGACCTGCCCAAGCAGAACATTGACACGGGCATGGGCCTTGAGCGCGTCGCGTTCATCAAGCAGGGCGTCAACAACATGTACGAGATCGACCAGGTTCGCCCGGTGCTCGATCGCGCTGCCGAGCTCGCGGGCAAGACCTACGGTGCCGCTATCGAGGACGACGTGCGGCTTCGGGTGATCGCCGACCACGTGCGCAGCGGCCTCATGCTCATCGGCGATGGCGTGACGCCGTCGAACGAGGGTCGCGGCTACATCCTGCGGCGCCTCCTGCGGCGTGTGACCCTGTCGATGCGGCTGCTCGGGGTGAACGGTCCGAGCTTCGCTGAACTCTTCCCGGTATCGCGCGACGCGATGCAGGCCGCGTACCCCGAGGTTGCCGAGAACTTCGACTTTATCTCGCGCGTCGCGTACGCCGAGGAGAAGACGTTCCTGCGCACGCTCGCGAGCGGCATCCAGATTCTTGACAGCGCTATCGAGGCGGCGGTGTCTGCCTCGCAGCCGGGCAAGGCTGGATCCACCGGAGCGAGCGTTGACGGCGACACCGCCTTCCTGCTGCACGACACCCACGGCTTCCCGGTTGAGCTCACGCTCGAGATCGCGGAGGAAGCGGGCGTATCCGTGGATCGCGAGGTGTTCGCGACCCTGATGCAGGAGCAGCGCGACCGCGCAAAGGCTGACGCGAAGGCGAAGAAGGGGCAGCGCGCTGACCTCGCCGTCTACAAGGAGCTTCGCGGCCTGGGCGAGACCGCATTCGTGGGCTACGACTCGCTCGTTCACGAGAGCAAGGTGCTCGGCATCGTCGTTGACGGTGCGCCCGCGCAAGAGGCCCGCGAGGGTGAGATCGCCGAGCTCGTGCTCGCCGAGACCGCGCTGTTCGCTGAGTCGGGCGGTCAGGATTCTGACAATGGCGTGATCGTTGGTGACGGGTTCGAGGCCGAGGTGCTCGACGTGCAGAAGCCCGTGCCCGGGCTCATCGTGCACACTGTCAAGGTCACCGTGGGCAGCATTGGCGTGGACGCGCGCGCCGAGACCCGCGTCGACGCTGACTACCGCCGCGGCGCCACCCAGGCACACTCTGCGACGCACATCGTGCACGCGGCGCTCCGCGACGTGCTCGGCCCGAACGCGCACCAGGCAGGCTCCTACAACAAGGCCGGCTACATGCGTCTCGACTTCACGCACTCCGAGGCGCTGAGCGCGGCCACGAAGAGCGAGATTGAGGAGATCTCGAACCTCGCGATCCGCTCGAACTACGCGGTCGTGACCCGCGAGATGGCGCTCGACGACGCGAAGGCGATGGGTGCGATGGCGCTCTTCGGTGAGAAGTACGGCGAGCGCGTGCGCGTCGTCGACATCGGCGGCGAGTGGTCACGCGAGCTGTGCGCGGGAACGCACGTCGCGACCGCGGCTGAGGTCGGCATGATCAATCTTGTGTCCGAGAGCTCGGTCGGCTCCACGAATCGTCGTGTCGAGTCGCTCGTTGGCCTTGAGGCGTTCCAGAGCTTCGCCGCCGAGCGGCTCATCGTGCAGCAGCTCGCGGGCGGGCTGCGCGTGCCGCGCAGCGAGGTCGTTTCGCGCGTTGAGGATCTCAGCGCGCAGTTGCGTGCCGCCGAAAAGAAGATCGCGGCGCTCGAGGCCGCGAAGCTCGCAGAGCGCGTCCCCGAACTGTTCGCGGGTGCGGAGCGGGCAGGATCGGTCGCGCTGGTCTCGGCAGACCTCGGCACTGTCGGGTCTCCAGATGACCTCCGTGGCCTCGTCACTCAGCTTCGCGACAAGTTCGGTTCCGAGCCGGGCGTCGTGCTGCTCGCGGGTACGGTGGCCGAAGGCAAGCCTGTCGTCATCGCGGCGACGACTGCGGCCGCGCGCGAACTCGGTGTCAAGGCGGGCGACCTCGCGAAGCGGGGCGCTCAAGTGCTCGGTGGTGGAGGCGGCGGCAAGCCCGACCTCGCGCAGGGGGGCGGCACTGACCCCTCGCAGATCCCGGCAGCGCTCGCCGAGATGCGCCGCACGATCGAGGCGTAG
- the rpsD gene encoding 30S ribosomal protein S4, which translates to MSTTSRTRSKTRLSRSLGIALTPKAARYLEKRPYGPGQHGRTKRKSDSDYAVRLREKQRLRAQYGIREKQLVITFNEARRQDGLTGENLVELLEMRLDALVLRAGFARTTAQARQLVVHRHILVDGKLVDRPSFRVKPGQLIHVKERSEALEPFQVAAAGGHAEVLPAVPGYLEVSLDKLEARLVRRPKRAEVPVTCEVQLVVEYYSGR; encoded by the coding sequence GTGTCGACTACGTCACGTACCCGTTCCAAGACGCGCCTGTCGCGCTCGCTTGGCATTGCCCTTACGCCGAAGGCTGCTCGCTACCTCGAGAAGCGCCCCTACGGCCCCGGCCAGCACGGCCGCACCAAGCGTAAGAGCGACAGCGACTACGCAGTTCGTCTCCGCGAGAAGCAGCGTCTGCGCGCTCAGTATGGCATCCGCGAGAAGCAGCTCGTCATCACCTTCAACGAGGCACGTCGTCAGGACGGCCTGACCGGTGAGAACCTCGTCGAGCTCCTCGAGATGCGCCTTGACGCCCTCGTGCTCCGTGCAGGCTTCGCCCGCACCACCGCACAGGCTCGCCAGCTCGTCGTGCACCGTCACATCCTCGTCGACGGCAAGCTCGTTGACCGCCCGTCGTTCCGCGTGAAGCCGGGCCAGCTCATCCACGTGAAGGAGCGCTCGGAGGCTCTCGAGCCGTTCCAGGTTGCTGCCGCTGGTGGCCACGCTGAGGTTCTTCCCGCAGTCCCCGGTTACCTCGAGGTTTCGCTCGACAAGCTCGAGGCTCGCCTCGTTCGTCGCCCGAAGCGCGCTGAGGTCCCCGTGACCTGTGAAGTTCAGCTCGTCGTCGAGTACTACTCGGGGCGCTAA
- a CDS encoding replication-associated recombination protein A, translating to MRPRSLDEVVGQKHLLGQGSPLRVIASDSEGSAVSVILWGPPGTGKTTMAQAIAHTSGRRFVELSAVTAGIKDVRAVMERALNDRDLYDIATVLFLDEIHRFTKAQQDALLPGVENGWVTLIAATTENPSFSVISPLLSRSLLLTLESLSDADIAELLNRATSDPRGLAGAVELTEEGCDALVQLSSGDARRALTGLEAAAGSALALVDGGEGTAPTDALPQITAEIVSISVDRALLRYDKDGDQHYDVVSAFIKSMRGSDPDAAIHYLARMIEAGEDPRFIARRLMVHAAEDVGLADPQALTIAVAAAQATQLIGLPEARIPLAEATIYIATAPKSNAVISAIDAAISDVKAGRFGAVPKPLRDAHYPGAKKFGHGKGYRYPHSDPRGVLRQQYLPDEIASATYYNPTTHGNEREVSERLEKIRRITRGE from the coding sequence ATGCGCCCGCGATCGCTCGATGAGGTCGTCGGGCAGAAGCATTTGCTCGGCCAGGGCTCGCCGCTGCGCGTCATCGCGAGCGACAGTGAGGGCTCCGCCGTCTCCGTCATCCTGTGGGGTCCGCCTGGCACTGGCAAGACGACGATGGCTCAGGCGATCGCGCACACGAGCGGCCGCCGCTTCGTTGAGCTGTCGGCGGTGACGGCCGGTATCAAAGACGTGCGTGCGGTGATGGAGCGCGCGCTCAACGACCGCGACCTGTACGACATCGCGACCGTGCTCTTTCTCGATGAGATCCACCGCTTTACCAAAGCCCAGCAAGACGCGCTGTTGCCCGGTGTTGAGAATGGGTGGGTGACGCTCATCGCGGCCACCACCGAGAACCCGTCGTTCTCGGTGATTAGCCCGCTGCTCTCGCGTTCGCTGCTGCTCACGCTCGAGTCCCTCAGCGACGCCGATATCGCCGAGCTGCTGAACCGCGCGACGAGCGACCCGCGCGGGCTCGCGGGCGCTGTTGAGCTCACCGAAGAGGGCTGCGACGCGCTCGTGCAGCTCTCCTCGGGCGACGCCCGCCGGGCGCTCACGGGCCTCGAGGCCGCGGCCGGTTCCGCGCTCGCCCTCGTGGACGGCGGCGAGGGCACAGCCCCCACGGACGCCCTCCCGCAGATCACCGCGGAGATCGTGTCGATTTCCGTCGACCGTGCTCTGCTGCGGTACGACAAAGACGGCGACCAGCACTACGACGTTGTGAGCGCCTTCATCAAATCGATGCGCGGCTCTGACCCCGACGCCGCGATCCACTACCTCGCTCGGATGATCGAGGCTGGGGAGGATCCGCGTTTCATTGCCAGGCGGCTCATGGTGCACGCGGCAGAGGACGTCGGCCTCGCCGACCCGCAGGCGCTCACCATCGCGGTCGCGGCCGCGCAGGCGACGCAGCTCATCGGCCTCCCTGAGGCGCGGATACCGCTCGCTGAAGCGACGATCTATATTGCGACCGCGCCGAAGTCGAACGCAGTGATCTCGGCGATCGACGCAGCCATTTCCGACGTGAAGGCCGGCCGCTTCGGGGCGGTACCGAAGCCGCTGCGCGACGCGCACTACCCGGGCGCCAAGAAATTCGGTCACGGCAAGGGCTACCGCTACCCGCACTCCGACCCGCGCGGAGTGCTGCGGCAGCAGTACCTCCCTGACGAGATCGCGTCCGCGACCTACTACAACCCCACAACGCACGGAAATGAGCGTGAGGTGTCGGAGCGGCTCGAGAAGATTCGGCGCATCACGCGCGGCGAATAG
- a CDS encoding DUF349 domain-containing protein, producing the protein MSEATNEQPWGRVDEDRTVYVREGEGERAVGAFPDGTPEEALAYFERKFADLAGAVTLLEARIARGTADASVAGTVKKLEEQLVEPAAVGDIAALRDRVAKLSEKAAAFGEQQQQEREAAREEAVAKREAIVVEAEQLAAQPETSVRWKDTSAAFERLFTEWQTAQKSGPHVPKPQADAMWKRFRAARQSFDTARRAHFSQMDANNKDVKARKERLIASAEALADRGLDGIPAYRNLLEDWKQAGRASRKLDDQLWARFKAAGDVLYQAKAEEVAQTNEEYQANLVAKQAVLDDAKPILEIAEHSAARKQLTTIQLRWDEIGRVPREALRDIEGQLRRIEDHVKGLEDEHWRKTNPETKARSEGLRGQLEASIAELEAEIAGAKDAKAKAKAEEALATQQSWLAALGD; encoded by the coding sequence GTGAGTGAAGCGACGAACGAGCAGCCCTGGGGCAGGGTCGACGAAGATCGTACGGTCTACGTACGCGAGGGAGAGGGTGAGCGGGCCGTTGGCGCGTTCCCCGACGGCACCCCCGAGGAAGCCCTGGCCTACTTCGAACGGAAGTTCGCTGACCTCGCGGGCGCGGTGACCCTGCTCGAGGCCCGCATCGCACGCGGCACCGCCGACGCCTCCGTCGCTGGCACCGTAAAGAAGCTCGAGGAGCAGCTTGTTGAGCCCGCAGCCGTTGGCGACATCGCCGCCCTGCGCGATCGCGTCGCAAAGCTGTCTGAGAAGGCAGCCGCGTTCGGCGAACAGCAGCAGCAGGAGCGTGAGGCGGCCCGCGAGGAGGCCGTCGCGAAGCGTGAGGCGATCGTTGTTGAGGCCGAGCAGCTCGCTGCGCAGCCAGAAACTTCGGTCCGGTGGAAGGACACGAGCGCAGCGTTCGAGCGCCTCTTCACCGAGTGGCAGACCGCGCAGAAGTCGGGCCCCCACGTGCCGAAGCCGCAGGCCGATGCGATGTGGAAGCGTTTCCGGGCCGCCCGCCAGAGCTTCGACACCGCGCGCCGCGCGCACTTCTCGCAGATGGATGCGAACAACAAGGACGTGAAGGCCCGCAAGGAGCGCCTCATCGCCTCCGCCGAGGCGCTTGCCGACCGCGGCCTCGACGGCATTCCCGCCTACCGTAACCTCCTTGAGGATTGGAAGCAGGCCGGGCGTGCGAGCCGAAAGCTTGACGACCAGCTCTGGGCTCGCTTCAAGGCGGCCGGCGACGTGCTCTACCAGGCGAAGGCCGAAGAAGTCGCTCAGACGAACGAGGAGTACCAGGCAAACCTCGTCGCCAAGCAGGCAGTGCTCGACGACGCAAAGCCGATCCTCGAGATCGCTGAGCACTCGGCGGCGCGGAAGCAGCTCACCACGATCCAGCTCCGCTGGGACGAGATCGGTCGCGTTCCGCGCGAGGCACTGCGCGACATCGAGGGCCAGCTGCGCCGCATCGAAGATCACGTCAAGGGCCTCGAAGACGAGCACTGGCGCAAGACGAATCCCGAGACCAAGGCTCGCAGCGAAGGCCTCCGCGGCCAGCTCGAGGCCTCAATCGCCGAGCTCGAGGCAGAGATCGCCGGGGCGAAGGACGCGAAGGCAAAGGCCAAGGCCGAAGAGGCACTCGCCACGCAGCAGTCGTGGCTCGCGGCGCTCGGAGACTAA
- a CDS encoding RelA/SpoT family protein, translated as MPRIFSRGATHGAIEEVMRTVRANYPRADLSVISRAYDVAERAHRGQKRKSGEPYITHPIAVSKILADLGVAPVAIAAALLHDTVEDTDYSLEELTRDFGEEIAMLVDGVTKLDKVKYGDSAQAETVRKMVVAMSKDIRVLVIKLADRLHNARTWGFVSGDSAKRKAQETLEIYAPLAHRLGIQSMKTELEDLSFAVLKPKLYAEIENLVKQRNPQRDELVGKVIGSIETDLRDSRIKGEVTGRPKELYSIYQKMIVRGRDFDDIYDLVGIRVLVNSIRDCYAVLGAVHARWTPIPGRFKDYIATPKFNLYQSLHTTVIGPDGRAVEIQIRTVEMHQRAEYGVAAHWKYKQRQPGADKQTSSNDMAWLAHISDWQAETEDPSEFLDALRFEIGAKEVYVFTPKGRVIGLPAGGTTVDFAYAVHTEVGHRTMGARVNGRLVPLETALQNGDVVEVFTSKDPNSGPNKSWLNFVKSKRAQNKIRQWFTKERREEAAETGKQELTKALRRQSLPLHQVMNSEALQQVALQLNYADVTTLYAAIGEGNVSAQSVVEKVAAHLFDDQASTEPAALSVPLVDTPRAQPSRATSSGVVVKGASDVLAKLAKCCTPVPGDEIRGFVTKGQGVSVHRTDCHNFKNLQTQQERVVEVEWAPTPKSVFLVQIQVEALDRSGLLSDVTRTLSEHHVNILSASVNTSSSRLAISRFLFEMANATHLDHVLNAVRRIDGVYDVYRLTN; from the coding sequence GTGCCGCGAATTTTCTCACGCGGCGCCACGCACGGCGCGATCGAAGAGGTGATGCGCACCGTGCGCGCGAATTATCCGCGCGCCGACCTTTCGGTCATCTCCCGGGCATACGATGTGGCGGAGCGCGCCCACCGCGGCCAGAAGCGCAAGAGCGGCGAGCCCTACATCACGCACCCCATCGCGGTGTCGAAGATCCTCGCGGACCTGGGCGTTGCGCCGGTCGCGATCGCCGCTGCATTGCTGCACGACACGGTCGAGGACACCGACTATTCGCTCGAGGAGCTCACTCGCGACTTCGGCGAGGAAATCGCGATGCTCGTCGACGGCGTCACGAAGCTCGACAAGGTCAAGTACGGTGACTCGGCCCAGGCCGAAACGGTGCGAAAGATGGTCGTTGCGATGTCGAAGGACATTCGCGTGCTCGTCATCAAGCTCGCAGACCGGCTGCACAACGCGCGCACGTGGGGCTTCGTCTCAGGAGACTCCGCAAAGCGCAAAGCGCAGGAGACGCTCGAGATTTACGCTCCGCTCGCGCACAGGCTCGGCATCCAGTCGATGAAGACCGAGCTTGAGGATCTCTCGTTCGCGGTGCTCAAGCCGAAGCTCTACGCCGAGATCGAAAACCTCGTGAAGCAGCGCAACCCCCAGCGGGATGAGCTCGTCGGCAAGGTGATCGGCTCGATCGAGACCGACCTGCGCGATTCGCGCATCAAGGGTGAGGTGACCGGGCGCCCAAAGGAGCTCTACTCGATCTACCAGAAGATGATCGTGCGCGGGCGCGACTTCGACGACATCTACGACCTCGTCGGCATTCGGGTGCTGGTGAACTCGATTCGTGACTGCTACGCCGTGCTCGGGGCCGTGCACGCCCGCTGGACGCCCATTCCCGGGCGTTTCAAGGACTACATCGCGACCCCGAAGTTCAACCTGTACCAGTCGCTGCACACAACCGTGATCGGGCCCGACGGTCGCGCCGTTGAGATCCAGATCCGCACGGTCGAGATGCATCAACGCGCGGAGTACGGCGTCGCGGCGCACTGGAAGTACAAGCAGCGCCAGCCCGGCGCCGACAAGCAGACCTCGTCGAACGATATGGCCTGGCTTGCCCACATCTCTGACTGGCAGGCCGAAACAGAAGATCCGAGCGAGTTCCTCGACGCCCTCCGCTTCGAGATCGGCGCGAAGGAAGTCTACGTGTTCACGCCGAAGGGCCGGGTCATTGGGCTTCCCGCGGGCGGTACGACAGTCGACTTTGCGTACGCGGTGCACACCGAGGTGGGCCACCGCACCATGGGGGCCCGCGTAAACGGCCGGCTCGTTCCGCTCGAGACCGCGCTGCAAAACGGCGACGTGGTCGAGGTGTTCACGTCGAAGGATCCGAATTCGGGGCCGAACAAGTCGTGGCTGAACTTCGTGAAGAGCAAGCGCGCTCAGAACAAGATCCGCCAGTGGTTCACGAAGGAGCGCCGCGAGGAGGCGGCCGAGACCGGCAAGCAGGAGCTTACGAAGGCGCTCAGGCGCCAGAGCTTGCCGCTGCACCAGGTCATGAACTCTGAGGCGCTGCAACAGGTCGCGCTGCAGCTGAACTACGCTGACGTTACGACGCTCTACGCCGCGATCGGCGAGGGGAACGTCTCGGCGCAGTCCGTCGTCGAGAAGGTGGCGGCGCACCTGTTTGACGACCAGGCATCCACCGAGCCGGCCGCGCTCAGCGTTCCGCTCGTCGACACGCCGCGGGCGCAGCCCTCGCGGGCGACCTCGAGCGGCGTCGTCGTGAAGGGTGCCTCTGACGTCCTGGCGAAGCTCGCGAAGTGTTGCACCCCCGTTCCCGGGGACGAAATCCGTGGCTTCGTGACGAAGGGCCAGGGCGTGTCCGTGCACCGCACCGACTGCCACAACTTCAAGAACCTGCAGACGCAGCAGGAGCGGGTCGTCGAGGTTGAGTGGGCGCCGACGCCAAAGAGTGTTTTCCTCGTGCAGATTCAGGTCGAGGCGCTCGACCGCTCAGGCCTGCTCTCTGACGTCACGCGAACGCTCTCCGAGCACCACGTGAACATTCTTTCGGCGTCGGTGAACACGTCGAGCTCACGCCTCGCGATCAGCAGGTTCCTGTTCGAGATGGCAAACGCGACGCACCTCGACCATGTGCTGAACGCAGTGCGGCGCATCGACGGGGTCTACGACGTGTACCGACTCACGAACTAG
- the secF gene encoding protein translocase subunit SecF has product MARSFAEFGNALHTGEKSIDFVGRRKLWYMISAVLLIIAVVGPFLRGGFQLGIEFTGGSQFQVHVANSADRDPDVAAKAVAEALPGSAPRISVLGQNDVRVQTEALDDAQNKAVTEALAKGYGVDADEVTYSFIGPVWGQDITKQAIIALVVFILLAALVMAIYFRTWKMSLAAMLALFHDLIITAGVYGLAGFEVTPAAMIGFLTILGYSLYDTVVVFDKIRENTSPGELSDSRTFGEAVNLAVNQTLVRSINTSVVALLPVASILFVGAGLLGAGTLRDISLALFIGILAGAYSTIFVASPAYAHLRSGEKEIKERDERILRQRAKQDEVDLVAQS; this is encoded by the coding sequence ATGGCTCGCTCATTCGCTGAATTTGGCAATGCCCTGCACACCGGCGAGAAGTCGATCGACTTCGTCGGTCGGCGCAAGCTCTGGTACATGATCTCGGCAGTCCTGCTGATCATCGCGGTTGTGGGCCCGTTCCTCCGCGGCGGGTTCCAGCTCGGTATCGAGTTCACCGGCGGTAGCCAGTTCCAGGTGCACGTCGCAAACAGCGCTGACCGTGACCCAGACGTGGCCGCCAAGGCCGTCGCCGAGGCACTTCCCGGCAGTGCGCCGCGTATCTCGGTGCTCGGTCAGAACGACGTTCGTGTGCAGACCGAGGCGCTCGATGATGCCCAGAACAAGGCAGTCACCGAGGCGCTCGCGAAGGGCTATGGTGTCGATGCCGACGAGGTCACGTACTCGTTCATCGGCCCCGTGTGGGGGCAGGACATCACGAAGCAGGCGATCATTGCGCTCGTCGTCTTCATCCTGCTCGCGGCGCTCGTGATGGCGATCTACTTCCGCACCTGGAAGATGTCGCTGGCCGCGATGCTCGCACTGTTCCACGACCTCATCATTACCGCCGGTGTCTACGGACTCGCGGGCTTTGAGGTTACCCCCGCCGCGATGATCGGCTTCCTGACGATCCTCGGTTACTCGCTGTACGACACCGTCGTGGTCTTCGACAAGATCCGTGAGAACACGAGCCCCGGTGAGCTCAGCGACTCGCGCACGTTTGGCGAGGCGGTCAACCTGGCCGTCAACCAGACTCTCGTTCGGTCGATCAATACCTCGGTTGTTGCGCTTCTGCCGGTCGCGTCGATCCTGTTCGTCGGTGCGGGCCTGCTTGGTGCGGGCACCCTCCGCGACATTTCGCTCGCGCTGTTCATCGGTATTCTCGCCGGCGCCTACTCGACGATCTTCGTCGCGTCGCCCGCCTACGCGCACCTGCGCTCGGGCGAGAAGGAGATCAAGGAGCGCGACGAGCGTATTCTGCGCCAGCGCGCGAAGCAGGACGAGGTCGACCTCGTCGCTCAGTCGTAG
- the secD gene encoding protein translocase subunit SecD: protein MAKKSIAPAVRSARRSLIFLLAIIVGLTGLITLGVYRSDATWTPKLALDLQGGTQILLAANQNDGKAVTGEQLDQAVEILRQRVNASGVSEAEITTQGNNHISVAIPGKVDDATMQRIQASAALDFRGVLLEAPAGAADPAAEGETVEGADGADKAAEGDAPEGDAAADAAADTAADGAEKGVEAEAPAGLYPDPLPTDPADQAWLTPALLEQFASFTCTSDNALEVANAPADKPLITCDDTGLMKYIVGPVELTGDVITDAVSQQQALSSGGTTGRWEVAITMNKEGATKFGKVSTRLFGQQQPLNQFAFVLDGKVISAPTMNAQILDGRPAISGNFTKESAQVLADQLKFGALPISFTVQSQEDISSTLGANQLLGGLLAGLIGLGLVVIYSLFQYRLLGTLTIASLGIAAILTYLLLTFFSWRQGYRLSLAGVAGIIVAIGFTADSFIVYFERIRDQLRDGFGITSAVEGGWKRALRTILASDGVNLLAAAVLFVLAVGNVKGFAFTLGLTTIVDVIVVALFTHPMMTLLARTRVYSGGYKFSGLDPRQLGAVYQGRAKFREPVVPTKGSAKKVARSRGEAERRQTIAERKAAESAGAGKES from the coding sequence TTGGCGAAAAAATCCATCGCGCCTGCGGTGCGGAGCGCACGTCGCTCGCTCATCTTTCTGCTGGCCATCATTGTTGGGTTGACCGGACTCATCACCCTCGGGGTGTACCGGAGTGACGCAACCTGGACGCCGAAGCTTGCGCTCGACCTGCAGGGCGGCACGCAGATTCTGCTTGCTGCCAACCAGAATGACGGCAAGGCCGTCACCGGTGAGCAACTCGACCAGGCAGTGGAGATCCTCCGTCAGCGAGTGAACGCCTCCGGCGTTTCCGAAGCGGAGATCACCACGCAGGGCAACAACCACATTTCCGTTGCCATCCCGGGCAAGGTGGACGACGCCACGATGCAGCGCATCCAGGCTTCGGCCGCCCTCGACTTCCGCGGTGTGCTTCTCGAGGCACCCGCCGGCGCTGCTGATCCCGCAGCCGAGGGCGAGACCGTCGAGGGTGCCGATGGTGCCGACAAGGCCGCTGAAGGCGATGCTCCCGAGGGAGACGCCGCGGCTGACGCTGCCGCTGATACCGCCGCTGACGGTGCGGAGAAGGGGGTCGAGGCTGAGGCTCCGGCCGGGCTTTACCCCGACCCGCTTCCCACTGACCCGGCCGACCAGGCCTGGCTCACGCCGGCTCTGCTCGAGCAGTTCGCGTCGTTTACCTGCACCTCGGACAACGCGCTCGAGGTTGCGAACGCGCCGGCAGACAAGCCGCTCATCACGTGTGACGACACCGGCCTGATGAAGTACATCGTCGGCCCCGTGGAGCTCACCGGTGACGTCATCACCGACGCCGTGTCGCAGCAGCAGGCGCTCTCGAGCGGTGGCACGACCGGCCGCTGGGAAGTCGCGATCACGATGAACAAGGAGGGGGCGACGAAGTTCGGCAAGGTCTCGACCCGCCTCTTCGGGCAGCAGCAGCCGCTCAACCAGTTCGCGTTCGTGCTTGACGGCAAGGTCATTTCTGCGCCCACGATGAACGCGCAGATTCTTGACGGCCGTCCCGCCATCTCAGGTAACTTCACTAAGGAGTCAGCTCAGGTCCTCGCCGATCAGCTGAAGTTCGGCGCCCTGCCGATCTCCTTCACCGTGCAGAGCCAGGAGGACATCTCCTCGACCCTCGGTGCGAACCAGCTGCTTGGTGGCCTGCTCGCAGGCCTCATCGGCCTCGGGCTCGTGGTCATTTACTCGCTGTTCCAGTACCGCCTACTCGGCACGCTCACGATTGCCTCGCTCGGCATCGCCGCGATCCTCACCTACCTCCTGCTCACGTTCTTCTCGTGGCGCCAGGGATACCGACTCTCGCTCGCGGGTGTCGCCGGTATTATCGTGGCGATCGGCTTCACGGCCGACTCGTTCATCGTCTACTTCGAGCGTATTCGCGACCAGTTGCGCGACGGCTTCGGCATCACGTCAGCCGTCGAGGGCGGGTGGAAGCGTGCACTGCGCACGATCCTCGCGTCTGATGGCGTGAACCTGCTGGCCGCGGCGGTGCTGTTCGTGCTGGCCGTCGGCAACGTCAAGGGCTTCGCGTTCACGCTCGGCCTGACCACGATCGTCGACGTGATCGTCGTCGCGCTGTTCACGCACCCGATGATGACCCTGCTGGCGCGTACGCGTGTCTACTCGGGCGGCTACAAGTTCTCGGGTCTTGACCCGCGTCAGCTCGGCGCTGTCTACCAGGGGCGCGCGAAGTTCCGCGAGCCCGTCGTCCCGACGAAGGGCAGCGCCAAGAAGGTTGCCCGCAGCCGTGGTGAGGCGGAGCGTCGCCAGACCATTGCCGAGCGCAAGGCAGCCGAGTCTGCCGGCGCAGGAAAGGAGAGCTGA